TGTTAGTGTTGAATGCCTACCAAAAACTAAGACCACTTGTTGGTTTCGAGAAAATAAGTGAAGGTCATTGGTATTTAGCGGACTCTTATCCAATTGTTTAGTAAACTTTAAAAATAGTTTTTCAAAAGAAATGATATCATCATGAGATAGTAAATCAGAAATCAGTAAGACACTTAAATGAGTGTCTATTTGTTTTCCCAGACTTAGACTGTAACGATTTAACAAAGCTTCATTAGGCTCTGTTAATTTAAGAAAGTCATCAAAAATGATGGATTTAAAATAATTATTATTTTTCTGAAATTCAATTTCTAACAGTTGCTTTAATTCAAAGACAGAACAGATATTTTCAATTTTACTTAAAACAGCAGGTTCTAGGATAGTTGTCTTATGATCAGTCTTTAGCACAAGGTAATAACTGATGGTTCTACGATTGTATATGGGTAAAAAGAAGAGATTGTAACCTAAATTATTTAGAAAAATACTGTGGTAGCAAAAGCCGTCTACTGACTTATTATTAAAATTATATCCAATTGAAGAAAGACGACCAATATTGTTAGCGCTAAAGTTTTCAAAATAATCTTTCTAAGACCAGTCGTTACTGTGATCAATTAAATTCATATCTTGGTTAACAATAGCGATGGAGAGTTTTGTCGTTTCATAAACGATTTGACAAAGATTATTTAAACTATGATTATCTGAAAAATATTGGATGATTTGTTTGATAAAATATTCAGATTCAATCAATGCTTGAGAATTTTTGGCAATTTGAACTTCTTGAAAAGTAATCGTAACATCACTCCATGAAAAATGATTATCAATTAATATTAAAGGAATATTGTAATACCGCAATAAATCAATCATATCTTCTGTTAAAAAGGGCCTGTATTTTTTCTTTGAAAGAATAGCACCAACATGACGATGTTTTAATTCTTCAATAAAGGTCTTATTGAAATGACTCTTCATAAACTTTCCGATGACAAGTAATTCTTCTCCTTTTAACCATTTTTCGATATCGGGAATGTCCATAATATTAATAGAACTAAGACGGTTTGTCATTCCGACTGATGTGGTAAATAATGTTTCTGTTTTCATCATTGGTGAAGATAAGAGACATTGTAGTGTTATT
This Streptococcus urinalis 2285-97 DNA region includes the following protein-coding sequences:
- a CDS encoding PucR family transcriptional regulator ligand-binding domain-containing protein, coding for MATKITLQCLLSSPMMKTETLFTTSVGMTNRLSSINIMDIPDIEKWLKGEELLVIGKFMKSHFNKTFIEELKHRHVGAILSKKKYRPFLTEDMIDLLRYYNIPLILIDNHFSWSDVTITFQEVQIAKNSQALIESEYFIKQIIQYFSDNHSLNNLCQIVYETTKLSIAIVNQDMNLIDHSNDWS